The nucleotide sequence CCAGGGTTCGCCGCCCAGGTCGGCTTTTTTCAGGGCGGCGAGGTGGATGGCCCGTTTGGCGAGGTGGTAGGTGCCGACATGATCGGGGTGGCGGTCACGCCAGTGGGGAACCACCAGCACGCGGGGCCGCACCGTGCGCAGGGCGGCGGCCAGGGCGTGGGCAAAAGGGGGCGTGTCGGCCAGCTCCCCGTCGGGCAGGCCGAGCTGTCCGCGCCAGCTCAGGCCCATCAGATGGGCCGCCGCCACGCACTCGGCCTGCCGCTCGGCGGGGGTGCCCTGCGTCCCCTTTTCGCCGCGCGTGAGTTCCAGAATGCCCACCGCCTTTCCTGCCTGCGCCAGCCGAATCAGGGTGCCGCCCGCGCCGATTTCGGCGTCGTCGGGGTGGGGGGCGAGGCACAGCCAGTCGAGTGGCTGCGCCTCGCCGTAGACGGTCTGGAGCGTCGGCGTCACAGGCCGAGCTGCTGCTTGAAGCCGCGCAGCACCCCGGCACTCTGCTCCAGCTTCTGTTGCTCGTCGCCGGTCAGCTTGGGGTGCAGGGTGGACAGCACCCCCTGACGGCCGACAATGCGCGGCAGGCTGAGGCTCACGCCGTATTCGGGGGTCGGCGCACTGACGGTCAGGACGGCGCGGCGGTCACGCAGCACGGCCTCGGTGATGCGGGCGAGCGCCGCGCCGATGCCGTAGTAGGTGGCCCGCTTGCCCTCGATGATGCTGGCGGCGGCATGCCGGGTGCCCCGGTCGATTTCGGTGCGGACCTCATCGTTCCAGGGCAGGTTCTGGGCCTGCATGAAGTCGGCCACCGGCATCCCGGCGACCATGGCGCTGCTCCAGGCCAGCACCTCCGAGTCGCCGTGTTCGCCCAGCACGTAGCCGTGCGCGTGCGTGCCGTCCACCCCCGCATGCTGCGCCATCAGGTGCCGGAAGCGGGCGCTGTCGAGCACGGTTCCCGAACCGATCACCGGTTGCCCCGGCGCGAGCTGCGTCGCCAGATCGGTCAGCAGGTCCACCGGGTTGCTGGTCACCAGCAGGACGGCGTCCGGCGCGGCGCGGGTGATCTGCGGCACGAGTTCGCGGAAGATGTCGGCATTCTTTTCCAGCAGGTCCAGGCGGCTTTCGCCCGGTTTCTGGTTGGCCCCGGCGGTCAGAATCACCACCTGGGCGCCGGCAAGCTCGCTGTGTTCCCCGTGCCAGACGCGGGTGCCGTGACTGACCGGGGCGGCGTGGGCGATGTCCTCGGCCTCGGCCTGGGCGCGGTCTTCGTCCCGGTCCACCAGCACCAGCTCACTGCACACGCCGCGCAGCACGAGGGCGTAGGCCGCCGTCGAACCGACGAACCCCGCGCCGACTACGCCCACTTTCATGCCTGTTCTCCCTCGCGCACGCACAGCACCGGCACCGGGCTGCGGCCCACCAGTTTCTCGGCGCTGCTGCCGATCAGGAAGTGCTCCAGGGCGCCCTGCGGGTGGGTGCCCACCACGATCAGGTCGGCGCCCCACGCCCGCGCCGCGTCGAGCAGGCCCGTGACCGGGTCGCCCACCAGCAGTTCGCTTTCTTCGCCGTCACGCAGCAGGTCGTGCAGGCGCCTGGAGTCGGCGTCTTCGAGGGTGCGGAGCAGGCCGGGGTCGGGAAGGACCGGGGTCACGCCGCCGATGATGTCGGGGGTGCCCAGCGCCCGCGCGTCGGTCACGTGGGCCAGTCGCAGCCGGGCGCCGGGAAACCGGGTCCGCGCCACGTCGAGGGCGTGCAGCGATGCGGGCGAGAAGTCCACGCCGACCAGCAACCGCTGAAAACCGCTGCCGGGGAAAGACGGGGCCGGGGAGACAGGTTGGGTCATGTGTTGAAGGTACAGGGTCACTGTCCGCAGAGCGTGATGCCTGAGCGGAGCAAGCCTTGAGTTTGCGCGGATGTCCCCAGGCAGACCAGCCCAGGTAGGGCCGAAGCCGCTCAGTGCTCGTGTTCCAGAAACGCCTTGAGCGCGTCTATCTGCACGATGATCGGTGAGCGGGCGCGGACGATGGCGCCGTCTTTTTTCAGGCGGCTGAGGCTGTGGCTCACCGTTTCACGGGTGGCGCCGACCATCCGGGCGATGTCTTCCTGACTGAGCTTGAGGTTGAGTTCCACGCCCTGGCTATGGGCGCGTCCGAACTCACGGGCGAGGCGGTAGAGCAGGCTCGCCACCCGTTCGGGGGCGCTGTAGGCGCTGACGGTGGCGCTCCACGCCTGCGCCTCGAACAGCCGCGCCGCCATCAGGCGAATCAGCTTCATGGCGAGGTCGGGCTTGGTCGCCAGCAGCTTTTGCAGTTCCTGGCGCGGCAAGACGATCAAGGTGGTGCGCTCCAGCGCCTCGGCCTGGGTGGGACGGCGCTCCTCGGGTTGCAGCAGCAGTTCGCCGAAGGTGTCGTGCTGCCCGACCACCCCCAGAATCGCTTCTTTGCCGTTGGGAAACAGTTTGCTGATCTTGACCAGGCCGCTGCGCACGAAGTAGAGCGCGTCAGCCGGGTCGTCCATTCGGTAGATGACCTCGCCGGGCTGGTAGGAACGGTACGGAGTGGTCACGGCAACTTGTTCCAGTTCGGCCAGCTCAAAATCAGCGAACAGTTCAGTTCGCTTGAGATGCCAGACCAGACTCGGGTAGTTCATGTCTGCCCGGAAGGATAGCCGAAAAAACCCGCTGCCCGTCCTTATACGGATTCCGATTGAATCTGGTCGTTTCAGATTCAATCCGACTTGCAAAGCTGCGCAGCAGAGCGGATGCGAGTAGGAAAAAATACGGATTCCGCGATATGGATGCACAGGCGGCGCTTTCCCGACTGTGCAGGAATTAAGCGGAACCCGTATTAAGTGTGAAACTTACATTCTCCCATCGCACCGAAACCGCCGGGCAGGGGGGCTGGGGCGGGGTGCCCGGCGCTTCAGCGCGTTGAAGCTGGCCTCGTGACATTTGCCCGGAAAAGTTTTATACTCGGTTCAATTTCAACCTTCAGGCTCCTCTCCTCAGGGGTGGAGTCTGCCGATTCCCGGAGGAACGTATGCCCAGCTATAAGGCCCCCACCCGCGACATGAAGTTCGTCATGCAGGAAGTCCTCGGTGCCGGCGACCAACTCGCCGCCATGCCCTTTTACAAGGACAACGACACCGCCGACTTCGACCTGCTTTCCCAGGTGATCGACGAGGCCGCCCGCTTCGTGGAGACCGAGATTCAGCCCCTGAACCAGATCGGTGACAAGGAAGGCTGCGTGCGCGACGAGCAGGGCAACGTGAAGACCCCCACCGGGTTCAAGGCCGCCTACGACAAGTTCCGCGCGGCGGGCTGGACGGCGCTGGACGCCGACCCGGAGTACGGCGGTCAGGGGATGCCCCACACCGTCAGCATCGCCATGAACGAGATGATCTGCTCGGCGAACGTGGCCTGGGGCATGTACCCCGGCCTCTCGCACGGCGCGTACTCGGCCCTGCACGCGGTCGGCAGCGACGAACTGAAAAAGCTCTACCTGCCCCACATCGTGGACGGCAGCTGGACCGGCACCATGTGCCTGACCGAGCCGCATGCGGGCACCGACCTCGGCATCATCCGCACCAAGGCGCAGGACAACGGCGACGGCACCTACGCCATCACCGGCACCAAGATCTTCATTTCCGCCGGTGAACACGACATGGCCGAGAACATCGTTCACCTCGTGCTGGCGCGTCTGGAAGGCAGCCCCGCCGGAACCAAGGGCATTTCGCTGTTCCTGGTCCCCAAGTTCATCCCCAATGCCGACGGCAGCCTGGGCGAGCGCAACGGCGTGGTGTGCGGCAGCCTGGAACACAAGATGGGCATTCACGGCAACGCCACCGCCGTGCTGAACTTCGACGGGGCCAGGGGCTGGCTGGTCGGCGAAGTCAACAAGGGCATGAACCACATGTTCATCATGATGAACGCCGCCCGCCTCGGGACCGGCATGCAGGGCCTGGGCCTGGGCGAAGTCGCGTACCAGAACGCGCTCGCCTACGCCAAGGACCGCCTCCAGATGCGCAAGGAACCCCGCGTGAGCGGTGAGGAAGCCGACCCCATCATCGCGCACCCCGACGTGCGCCGGATGCTGCTGACCGGCAAGGCCTACACCGAAGCGGGCCGGGCGCTCGCGCTGTGGCTGGCGCTGAGCATCGACACCGAGCACCACCACCCCGACGAGGCCAAGCGCAAGGAGGCGGGCGACATGGTGGCGCTGCTGACCCCCATCGCCAAGGCGTTCATGACCGACAACGGCTTCAACGTGGCGGTGCAGAGCCAGCAGGTCTTCGGCGGTCACGGCTACATCCAGGAATGGGGCATGGAGCAGTTCGTCCGTGACGCCCGTATCGGCCAGATCTACGAAGGCACCAACGGCATCCAGAGCCTCGACCTGCTGGGCCGCAAGGTCCTGATGGACGGCGGCAAGAAGCTGCAGAAGCTGGCCGGAACCCTTCAGGAATTTGCCGAAGAAAACGAAGGCGACGAGCACATCGGCGACTACGTGAACCAGCTCGGCAAGGCCGCGCAGCAGCTCGGCTCCATCACCATGGTGGTCGGCCAGAAGGCCATGAGCGGCGCGGAAGGCGCGGACGAAGTGAACGCCGCCGCCGTGGACTATCTGCGTTTCTTCGGTCACGTCGTCTACGGCTACCTGTGGGCACGCATGGCGAAGATCGCCCACGACAAGATCGACGCCGGAGCCGACAAGGACGGCTTCTACCTCGCCAAGACGCAGACCGCCAAGTTCTACTTCACCAAGCTGTTCCCCGAAACGAAGGCGCTGGCCGCGACCATCAAGGCCGGGAACGAGCCTCTGGCCGTGGACGACAAGGCCGTCTTCGGCTGGGAACACGCCTAAGAGGTGATGGGTCCGCTTCGCTGAAAGTTAATGGTTGATGGAAAGTGCGCCTCTGCCCTGGTCGGGTGGGGGCGCTTTCCCTTTTCCTTTTCATACGGATTCCGATTGAATCTGGTAGTTTCAGATTCAATCCGACTTGCAAAGCTGCGCAGCAGAGCGGATGCGAGTAGGAAAAAATACGGATTCCGCGATATGGATGCACAGGCGGCGCCTTCCCAACTGTACAGGCCCGACTGTGCAGGAATTAAGCGGAATCCGTATCAGGAACGCTGCTCGGTTGTCAGGAACGCTGCCGGGCCACAGCGCGTAGGGAGGGCATGAAGCGCCTTTTTTCCCTCCTGCTCTGGTCCGGCTGTTCGCTGGCGTCGGCGGCCCCTTTCACGCTGGCGCCGGGGCAGACCGCGCAGGCGGGACCGGCCAGAATCACGCTCCTGAGCGTGCAGGATAGTCGCTGCCCGCCCCGCGCCTTGTGCCTCATGGCGGGAGAACTGACGGCGAAGGTGATGGTGACGCGGGGCAACACCACGCGCACGCTGACGCTGCGGCTGCCGGGCCAGGCGCAGGGCACGCCCGCCGGAACCCTGAAACTGACGGCGGCGACGCGGCTGGGCGAACGCCGACCCCAGAAACTCACCTTCGACCTGGTGCGGCCCTGAGTGGGCTGGCCCCGCTAACATGCCCTCCATGAAGCACTTCACACCTGCCGACCCCACCCCCCGTGAACTCGGTTTCGCCATGCCGCCCGAATGGGCGCCGCACGAGGCGACCTGGATGGGCTACCCCGCCGACGACGAATTGTGGTTCGGCCACCTCGCCGGGGTGCGCGACGAGTACGTGGGGCTGGTCAAGACCATTGCCCGCTTCGAGCGGGTGGAACTGCTGGTGCGCGACGAGGAAAGCGAACGCGACGCCCGCGCCCGGCTCTCGGGGCACAATGTCCGCTTTCACCGGGTGCCGCTCGACGACTCCTGGCTGCGCGACTCCGGCCCACTGTTCGTGGTGCGCGGTGATAAGGAAAAGGAAGTCGCCCTCGTGAACTGGCGATTCAACGCCTGGGGCGGCAAGTTCGAGTGGGAAAACGACGACCGCATTCCCGAGTACGTGGCCGAGGTTCTGGGCATGGCGCACTGGGACCGGCCCGAAGTCCTCGAAGGCGGCGGCCTGGAAATCGCCGGGGGCGGCGCGGCACTCACCACCCGGTCCTGTTTCCTGACCGACACCCGCAATCCGGGGCTGACCGAGGAGGGCTATACCTTTTTGCTCTCCGACATGCTGGGTGTCAAGAAACTGCTGTGGCTCGACGGCGGCCTGGAAAACGACCACACCGACGGACACATCGACACCATTACCCGCTTTGCCGCCGAGGACGTGATCGTGACCAGTGTGGAACCCGACCCCGCCGACCCCAACCACGCCGTGATGAGCCGCAACCTGGACATGCTGCGCGAAATGCGCACGCCGGACGGTCAGCCCTACCAGATTGTCGAACTGCCGCTGCCCGCCAATCGGCTGGAAGGCGCGGAAGGCCGCCTGCCGCCCACCTACGCCAACTTCTATATCGGCAACGGCTTCGTCGTGGTGCCGCAGTACGGCGACCCCAACGACAAAAAGGCGCTGGACGTGCTGCGGCCCCTCTTTCCAGGGCGCGAGGTCATCGGTGTGCCGAGTCGCAAGATTATCGAAGGCGGCGGCTCCTTCCACTGCCTGACCCAGCAGCAACCGGCGGGGCGGGCGTGGCGGGGCGAGTGACGCGCAATCAGGTTGAAAACACAATCAGCTTTCCCAGTCACGTCATAAGGATTCCGATTGAATCTGGTAGTTTCAGATTCAATCCGAGCGGATGCGAGTAGGAAAAAATACGGATTCTGCGATATGGATGCACAGGCGGCGCTTTCCCGACTGTGCAGGAATTAAGCGGAATCCGTATTACTCAGACTCTATGACTTACAAAATGAGAAGAGGCCAGGGCCACCGCCCCAGCCTCCTCTTTTTCCATCACCCATCATCTATCATCCATCACCGTTTCACTTCTCCCGAATCGCCCACCCCTGCGCCTTCACCGCCTCAATCTGCGCGTTAAACACGGGGTCAATGTCCTCTTCGGTCAGGGTCTTCGCGCCCCGGTAGGTCAGGCGCACGGCCACCGAGCGGTTGCCCTCGCCCACCTGTTCGCCCGTGAACACGTCGAAGGGTTCGACCTGTTCGAGCAGCTCGCCGCCTGCGCCCTTCAGGACGCCGACGATTTCACCGTAGCTCACGCCTGCGGGCGCAATCACGGCCAGGTCGCGCCACGCGGCGGGGGCGCGGCTGGGGTCGCGGAAGGCCCAGTCCCGGCCCGGCAGCGGCAGCGCGGCTTCCAGCAGGAAGGTGTCTCCCTTCAGGCCGAATTCCTGCGCGATTTCGGGGTGCAGCGCGCCCAGCCAGCCCACGCGCTCGCCGTTCCAGACCACCGCGCCCGCGATGCCGGGGTGCAGCGCCGCCGGAACCTCCTCGCCGCGCAGTTGCTGCACTTCGAGGGTCGCGCCGCTCGTGGCCGCGAAACTCTGGACCAGGCCCTTGAACACGCTGAAGCCGCCCTGCACCCCGTCCTGATAGGTGCGGGCCGCGAGGTCGCCGCGCATCAGCAGGCCCAGGCGCTCGGTTTCGCCGGACGTGGGGAAAATCCGCCCGATTTCAAAGAGCAGCACCCGCTCGCCTTTGGCGTGGGCACCCGCCGCTTTCAGCAGGGAGGGATACAGCGCGGTGCGCATCCCGGTGCGGTCGGTGGTCATGGGATTGCGGAGCCTGACGCCGGGAAGCTCGGCGCGGGCCTTCTGCGCTTCCTCGTCGCTGGTGAAGGTGTAGGTCACGACCTCCTGAAAGCCCAGGCCGCTCAGGGTCCGGCGCAGGTCGGCCCGCCGGTCGCTGGGGGCCGACGCGCCGAGGTTGCTCTCGTGCACGCGCAGGGTGGGCAGCGTTTCGGGCAACTCGGCAAAGCCGTGCAACCGGGCGACTTCCTCCGCGAGGTCCTGCCAGATGACCATATCCACCCGCCAGGACGGGGGCAGCACGCGCAACTCGTCGCCCTCACCCTCG is from Deinococcus wulumuqiensis R12 and encodes:
- the bshB1 gene encoding bacillithiol biosynthesis deacetylase BshB1, with the protein product MTPTLQTVYGEAQPLDWLCLAPHPDDAEIGAGGTLIRLAQAGKAVGILELTRGEKGTQGTPAERQAECVAAAHLMGLSWRGQLGLPDGELADTPPFAHALAAALRTVRPRVLVVPHWRDRHPDHVGTYHLAKRAIHLAALKKADLGGEPWRVQRTLLYQGNSDISANVLVDIGSVMTEWEAAIRAHASQFSGGYVSETVTPEIIERRQGRLTYWGTLLRVKYAEPFEVEEPLLLDPLGL
- a CDS encoding L-lactate dehydrogenase, coding for MKVGVVGAGFVGSTAAYALVLRGVCSELVLVDRDEDRAQAEAEDIAHAAPVSHGTRVWHGEHSELAGAQVVILTAGANQKPGESRLDLLEKNADIFRELVPQITRAAPDAVLLVTSNPVDLLTDLATQLAPGQPVIGSGTVLDSARFRHLMAQHAGVDGTHAHGYVLGEHGDSEVLAWSSAMVAGMPVADFMQAQNLPWNDEVRTEIDRGTRHAAASIIEGKRATYYGIGAALARITEAVLRDRRAVLTVSAPTPEYGVSLSLPRIVGRQGVLSTLHPKLTGDEQQKLEQSAGVLRGFKQQLGL
- a CDS encoding universal stress protein; this translates as MTQPVSPAPSFPGSGFQRLLVGVDFSPASLHALDVARTRFPGARLRLAHVTDARALGTPDIIGGVTPVLPDPGLLRTLEDADSRRLHDLLRDGEESELLVGDPVTGLLDAARAWGADLIVVGTHPQGALEHFLIGSSAEKLVGRSPVPVLCVREGEQA
- a CDS encoding Crp/Fnr family transcriptional regulator, yielding MNYPSLVWHLKRTELFADFELAELEQVAVTTPYRSYQPGEVIYRMDDPADALYFVRSGLVKISKLFPNGKEAILGVVGQHDTFGELLLQPEERRPTQAEALERTTLIVLPRQELQKLLATKPDLAMKLIRLMAARLFEAQAWSATVSAYSAPERVASLLYRLAREFGRAHSQGVELNLKLSQEDIARMVGATRETVSHSLSRLKKDGAIVRARSPIIVQIDALKAFLEHEH
- a CDS encoding acyl-CoA dehydrogenase C-terminal domain-containing protein — protein: MPSYKAPTRDMKFVMQEVLGAGDQLAAMPFYKDNDTADFDLLSQVIDEAARFVETEIQPLNQIGDKEGCVRDEQGNVKTPTGFKAAYDKFRAAGWTALDADPEYGGQGMPHTVSIAMNEMICSANVAWGMYPGLSHGAYSALHAVGSDELKKLYLPHIVDGSWTGTMCLTEPHAGTDLGIIRTKAQDNGDGTYAITGTKIFISAGEHDMAENIVHLVLARLEGSPAGTKGISLFLVPKFIPNADGSLGERNGVVCGSLEHKMGIHGNATAVLNFDGARGWLVGEVNKGMNHMFIMMNAARLGTGMQGLGLGEVAYQNALAYAKDRLQMRKEPRVSGEEADPIIAHPDVRRMLLTGKAYTEAGRALALWLALSIDTEHHHPDEAKRKEAGDMVALLTPIAKAFMTDNGFNVAVQSQQVFGGHGYIQEWGMEQFVRDARIGQIYEGTNGIQSLDLLGRKVLMDGGKKLQKLAGTLQEFAEENEGDEHIGDYVNQLGKAAQQLGSITMVVGQKAMSGAEGADEVNAAAVDYLRFFGHVVYGYLWARMAKIAHDKIDAGADKDGFYLAKTQTAKFYFTKLFPETKALAATIKAGNEPLAVDDKAVFGWEHA
- a CDS encoding agmatine deiminase family protein: MKHFTPADPTPRELGFAMPPEWAPHEATWMGYPADDELWFGHLAGVRDEYVGLVKTIARFERVELLVRDEESERDARARLSGHNVRFHRVPLDDSWLRDSGPLFVVRGDKEKEVALVNWRFNAWGGKFEWENDDRIPEYVAEVLGMAHWDRPEVLEGGGLEIAGGGAALTTRSCFLTDTRNPGLTEEGYTFLLSDMLGVKKLLWLDGGLENDHTDGHIDTITRFAAEDVIVTSVEPDPADPNHAVMSRNLDMLREMRTPDGQPYQIVELPLPANRLEGAEGRLPPTYANFYIGNGFVVVPQYGDPNDKKALDVLRPLFPGREVIGVPSRKIIEGGGSFHCLTQQQPAGRAWRGE